One window of Pyrus communis chromosome 12, drPyrComm1.1, whole genome shotgun sequence genomic DNA carries:
- the LOC137709695 gene encoding lysine histidine transporter 1-like — MVGAGVLGLPYAMSHLGWGPGVAVLVLSWIITLYTLWQMVEMHEIVPGKRFDRYHELGQHAFGEKLGLYIVVPQQLMVELGTCIVYMITGGNSLKKIHSTVCPDCKPIKTSYFIMIFASVHFVLSHLPSLNSIASVSLAAAVMSLSYSTIAWGASLHKGVEPQVQYGPRASTPAGNTFNFFSALGDVAFAFAGHNVVLEIQATIPSTPEKPSKKPMWKGVVLAYIVVAMCYFPVALVGYWVFGNHVEDNILISLEKPAWLIVLANCFVVVHVIGSYQVYAMPVFDMAELFLLKKMKFKPSLVLRFVTRNVIVAFTLFVGITFPFFGGLLGFFGGFAFAPTTYYLPCIMWLVIYKPKKFGLSWFANWFCIIVGVSLMLLAPIGALRNLILQAKNFKFYS; from the exons atggttggtgcTGGTGTTCTTGGCCTCCCCTATGCCATGTCTCACCTTGGATG GGGTCCTGGAGTTGCGGTGCTGGTTCTCTCGTGGATAATTACACTCTACACCTTATGGCAGATGGTAGAAATGCATGAAATTGTACCTGGCAAGAGGTTTGATAGGTACCATGAGTTAGGGCAACATGCCTTTGGGGAAAAGCTAGGGCTTTACATTGTGGTGCCCCAGCAACTGATGGTGGAACTTGGAACTTGCATAGTTTATATGATTACAGGTGGCAATTCCTTGAAGAAGATTCACAGCACTGTGTGCCCCGACTGTAAGCCTATCAAAACCAGCTACTTCATCATGATCTTTGCATCTGTTCACTTTGTTCTCTCCCACCTTCCTAGCCTCAATTCCATTGCTAGTGTTTCTCTTGCTGCTGCTGTCATGTCATTGag CTACTCTACCATTGCTTGGGGAGCTTCTCTGCACAAAGGGGTGGAGCCACAAGTGCAGTATGGTCCCAGGGCTTCAACCCCTGCAGGGAATACGTTCAACTTCTTTAGTGCTTTGGGAGACGTAGCTTTTGCTTTTGCTGGCCACAATGTGGTTTTGGAGATTCAAGCAACGATTCCTTCCACGCCTGAAAAGCCGTCCAAAAAACCAATGTGGAAGGGGGTCGTTCTTGCTTACATTGTGGTCGCAATGTGCTATTTCCCTGTGGCTCTCGTCGGATACTGGGTGTTTGGAAACCACGTCGAGGATAATATCCTCATATCATTGGAGAAGCCTGCTTGGCTTATCGTTCTTGCGAATTGCTTTGTTGTTGTTCATGTCATTGGAAGTTATCAG GTCTACGCAATGCCGGTGTTTGACATGGCGGAATTATTTCTGTTGAAGAAGATGAAATTCAAGCCATCTTTGGTCCTTCGCTTCGTAACACGAAATGTGATTGTCG CATTCACCTTGTTCGTTGGAATTACATTCCCGTTCTTTGGCGGGCTTCTTGGTTTCTTCGGAGGATTTGCATTTGCTCCTACAACATACTAT CTCCCTTGCATCATGTGGCTTGTCATCTACAAACCAAAGAAGTTCGGCCTTTCTTGGTTTGCAAATTGG TTCTGCATCATAGTTGGAGTGTCACTGATGCTTTTAGCTCCGATCGGGGCATTAAGGAACCTCATACTTCAAGCGAAGAACTTCAAATTCTACTCTTGA